A stretch of DNA from Halioglobus japonicus:
GCTTCTTCTTGCGATCCACGGTCGTTGTGGTGGGTGCATCGTGCAGACGCTTGGGACGCTTGGTAGCGTCTTTTGAGGCCGCTTCCTTGGCCTTGGCAGCAGCTTCGGCTTTCTTGCGCTCTTCTTCTGCTTTCTTTGCTTCCAGTGCAGCCTTGCGGGCGGCAGCTTGTTCAGCTTCCTGCTTCTTGCGGCGCGCGGCAGCGCGCTGACGCAAAACTTCAGGATCAATATTGGCGGGGTCTTCCTCAACCTCGGCGTCTTCAGCCGGGGCTGCCGCCTCTGCTGCAGCTGCTTCGGCTTCTGCTTCGGCGGCTTCGGCTTCTGCAGCCGCTGCCTCTGCCTCTGCGGCAGCTTTCTCAGCAGCCTCAGCGGCTTCGGTCGCGGCGGCTTCAGCCGCAGCAGCTTCCTCTGCAGCCTTCTCGACCGCTGCTGCTTCTTCGGCCGCTGCCTCTGCTGCGGCAGCCGCTTCGGCTTCAATCTCTGCCGGGTCACGCTTCACATAAGTACGCTTCTTGCGCACCTCAACGGCCACGGTCTTTTTGCCTTGTGAGCCGGATGTCTTCAGCGTGCTCAGCGTTTTACGCTTCAGCGTAATGCGCTTGGGCGCATCGGTGGACTCACCGTGGCTGCGCTTTAAAAAGGCAAGCAGCGTCTGCTTGTCTTCATCTGAGACAGCCTCCGCGGCGTCAGTATGGGGCAGGCCGGCTTCCTTCATCTGCGTAAGCAGACGATCGGTGGATGCTCCCACGACTTCTGCGAGTTGCTGTACTGTCACTTGCGCCATGCAATCTTCTCCTCGATACCCTGTATATGTTTGCTTGTGTCTACCGGATTACTCACCGGCCTCGGCAAACCAGGGTGCGCGTGCAGTCATGATCAACTCACCTGCACGCTCCTCTGTCATATCTTCAATGTCTGCAATGTCTTCCACGCCCTGCTCGGCGAGGTCTTCCATGGTCACGATGCCACGGCTGGCCAGGATAAAGGCCAGATGACGGTCCATGCCGTCCATGGTCAGCAGATCTTCCGCGGGCTCAACTGCGCCCAGCTGCTCTTCAGAAGCAATCGCCTGAGTCAGCAGTGCGTCCTTGGCACGCGCGCGAAGCTCTTCGGCGATGTCTTCGTCGAAGCCCTCAATAGCGGTCATTTCTTCAAGCGGCACGTAAGCCACTTCCTCGAGCGTGGTAAAGCCTTCTTCCACCAGGATTTCGGCGACTTCCTCGTCAACGTCCAGCTGCTGGCAGAACACACCAATCACCTGGCCTGCTTCCGCCTCGTGCTTCTCAGCGGCCTCTTCCAGGCTCATAACGTTAATGGTCCACTGTGTCAGCTCGCTCGCGAGGCGAACGTTCTGCCCTGAGCGACCTATCGCCTGGGCCAGGTTGTCTTCCGATACGGCGACGTCCATGGTGCCGGAGTCTTCATCGACAACAATGGATTCCACCTCGGCGGGTGCCATAGCATTAATCACCAGTTGCGCGGGGTTGTCGTCCCACAGCACGATATCGACGCGCTCGTTGTCCAGTTCGTTGGATACCGCCTGAACACGCGAGCCGCGCATACCGACACAGGCGCCGACAGGATCGATGCGCTGGTCGTTGGTTTTAACCGCGATCTTGGCACGTGAACCCGGATCACGGGCCGCTGCGCGAATCTGAATCACTTCTTCGGAAATTTCCGGCACTTCGATCTTGAACAGCTCGATCAGCATCTCAGGGCAGGCGCGGCTCAGGATCAGCTGCGGGCCACGCGATTCTGTGCTGATTTCTTTGAGAATGGCGCGGACACGATCATTAACGCGAAACGTCTCACGGCCCACGAGCTGATCGCGGGGCAACAGGCCCTCTGCGTTGTTGCCCAGGTCCACGATGACGTTATCGCGGGTCACTTTCTTCACGCTGCCGGCAACCAATTCGCCGACCCGATCCATGTATTGCTCAACCACCTGGGCGCGCTCGGCATCGCGGACACGCTGCACGATCACCTGTTTGGCAGTCTGTGCGGCAATGCGGCCAAAACCGACGTTCTCGACCACTTCTTCGTAAATGTCACCGGGAACCAGGGAGGTATCTTTCTCCGCGGCTTCTTCAGTGGTGAACTGGGTACCCAGCAGCGCCAGTTCCTCGTCGGGAACCACCAGCCAGCGACGCTTGGTGACGTAGTCGCCGGTAGCGCGGTCGATAGCGACCTCGATATCGGAATCTTCGTCGTAGCGCTTCTTGGTAGCCGTTGCCAACGCCAGCTCAATCGCCTCGAAGATAATGTCCTCGGACACGCCCTTCTCGTTGGAGACAGCCTCCGCTACCAGCAGAATTTCCTTTGTCATCTCTAGCCTCGCCAGTTCAATGCCGCGTTATACGCGGGGTTGTACACGCGCTTTTTCGATCGCGCTGTGGGGCAGCAGGTATTCGTGATCGTCTACATGGACAACCACATCCTCGCCCTCGGTCCCTTTTAGAATGCCTGTAAACTTGCGCCGTCCTTCATAGGCCGTGCGCAAGCGAATTTCTATCGTCTCGCCGACATACGCCGAGTACTGCTCGAGCTTGAACAGCAACCGATCCATGCCGGGTGAGGACACTTCCAGGGTGTACTCCCCCGTAATTGGGTCCTCAACATCCAGTACGCTGCTGACCTGCTCACTCACAGCGGCACAGTGATCAACAGAGATACCGTCTTCGTGCTCGATGTATACGCGCAGCAGGGTATGCCTGCCCTGAGACAGATACTCCAGCCCCCACAGCTCGAAGCCCATCGCTTCCACTGTCGGTGCCAGTAACTCCTCAACCTGTTGCGCTTTGCTCGCCATCGGGCCTCTCTCAAATTCAGAAAAAGCCCCAGGCAGGAGCTTTTTTCCACAAACGAAAAAGCCCCTAAAAAGGGGCTTTTTCGTCACGGTGCCAAAATAATTGGAGCTGGCACCATGTATTGGTAGCGGGGGCCGGATTTGAACCGACGACCTTCGGGTTATGAGCCCGACGAGCTACCAGGCTGCTCCACCCCGCATCAAAACTGTCTCGCTGTGAAAGCCCCTCGGCAATCACAATCAGGGCGGGCTCGTCATCCCGCCCCAAATTCGAGGCTGTGCATTATAGGTATCGACCCTACCCGGGTCAACCGGATTTCGGACTCTTTTTCAGGGTATTTTTGCCGGCGGCAATTGGCCAAAAATCAGGCATTTACGTCCACGATCAGACGCCCCGCCACCTCGCCCGCCAGGATGCTGGGCGCGAGCTCCAAAAGGCCGCTCATTGGCACTGTCGCCGACAGCGATGCCAGGTGCTCACGGTTCATGGTTTCAGCCAATGCATCCCATGCCCGCTGCCTGCGCGCCTGTGAGGCCATGACCGAATCTATGCCCCGCAATGTGACCCCGCGGAGGATAAAGGGCATCACTGAACTGGACAGTCCCGCCCCGCCAGCTAACCCGCAGGCTGTGACCACACCCTCGTAGCAGGTCTGGGCAATTGCTGTGGCCAACACCTTATCACCCACAGTGTCGACCACACCGGCCCAGAGCTCCTTTTCGAGAGGCTTGCTGTCGCGAGCAAGATCCTGCCGTGGCACCAGGGCACTCGCGCCGAGACCGCGCAGGAAATGGCCCTGGGCCTCCACCCGGCCGGTGCTGGCATGCACCTCGTAACCCAGCCCCGCCAGCAGCGATACCGCTACCGAGCCAACGCCGCCGGCTGCGCCCGTCACGAGGATCGGGCCGTCTTCGGGGGTCACCCCCTGATCCTGCAAGCCCTGCACGCAAAGCATGGAGGTGTATCCGGCGGTCCCCAGTGCCATGGTGTCACTGAGGCTCATACTCTCAGGCACCCGCACAATCCAATCGGGATTCAACCGCTGCCGCTGGCTATAGCCGCCATTGTGCACCTCAGACAGGCCATACCCGTTCACCAATATCTTGTCACCGGCAGAGAACGCAGGATCGGCAGATTCGAGCACGGTACCGGCAAGATCAATGCCGCAAATCAGCGGCAGCTTACGGCAAATCGGTGCTGCGCCTGCCAGCGCCAGGCCGTCCTTGTAATTGATAGTGGAATAGGCGACTTCAACCAATACGGGAAGATCCGGTAACTGCGCGTCAGTAATCTGCTTCAGGGAAGCAACGGTTTTGCCGTCGACGTCTTCGGCGACAATGGCATTAAATACGTCTGTCATGAGCTACTCCTGAGTAAAGTTGCGGGCAAGCATAGGCCATAGCGCCCTGCGGTGCGAATACGACCATCGTCGGAATACCCAGACATACAACTGATGCCGCCAGCGCAGCTGCGGTAGCAATAGAAAAGGGTCCCTGAATCAGGAGCCCTTTCTTTTAGATGGTGCCGAAGGCGGGACTTAACGCGCCCGACCCGGGCCGCACGAGTACTACGCATCGGCGTAGCTGCGGTAGTAATAAAAAAGGGCCCCTGAATAGGAGCCCTTTCTTTTAGATGGTGCGCCGAATGGGACGACGCTGGGCACTGGGAGGAAATCATTTATCTTCCTTTAACTCAATAGATTAGAGAATGACAGCGGTCCAACGACTCGGCGGCCGCTGCCGCTGGGGCGCCAGCCCGGTCAAGTCCTTTTGGGTTCACCATTTTATTGATTTTTATAGGTTTTCTATAAAATACACCATGCGACGATGGGTACTGACTCATAGACAGGAGTCGGTGGGTGTGACCAGAACTGCTTGAACATAGCCAAGCGGTTGGATACTTCAGATGTTCCCAGCCAAAGCTCACGGCCCCACTGTGTTTGACTTCAACTCTGTTGGAGTCGACGCAGCATGCTTTCACCAGGCAAAGGAGGGTCTGCCCCTGTTTATGGGCACGCCCTTGGTCACGCCACCTATGAACGCCATCGCCCAGAGCAAACTCTGCTCTACCAACTTGTAGAGAAACACTACCCCATCCTGGTTGAGCAATTGGAATTTCAGGGCAAAAGTCTGCCGGCTCATGTCCATCGAGAGTTTGAAGCGTATCTCAAATGCGGTCGCCTCAAACACGGGTTCCTGCGGGTACGTTGCGATAAGTGTCACTTCGAGCGGCTCGTGGCGTTCTCCTGCAAGAAGCGAGGATTCTGCCCGAGCTGTGGCGCCCGCCGGATGGCCGAGACAGCGGCCCTTCTGCCGGATGAAGTGCTTCCCGATGTACCGCCTCGCCAGTGGGTCATCAGCTTCCCCTTCCCCCTACGATACCTGTTCGCTGCTAATCCCCAGGCAATGGGCAAGGTACTGGGCATCATTTACCGCGCAATTTCTACACATCTGATCCACAAAGCTGGATACCGGCTCAAGGACGTGGCGACCGGTGCAGTAACACTGATCCAGCGCTTCGGATCCGCCCTGAACCTCAACATACATTTCCACATCCTGTTTCTGGATGGTGTCTATGTGTATCGCAACAATCGACCACCCCGATTTCGCCGCGTCAAAGCACCGGACAAGAGCGAGTTGGAGGATCTGGTTCAGTTGATCAGCCAGCGTGTAGGTCGCTGCCTGGAACGCCAGGGCTTGCTGGAACAGGATACCGAGAGCGCCTGGCTGGACCTCGACCCCGCCGAGGACACCGACGCCATGCCCCAAATTCTGGGTAGTTCCGTCTCCTACCGCATAGCCGTCGGGCCACAGCAGGGACGTAAAGCGTTCATGATTCGCACCATACGTCCCCTTGACAGACCTGATCCCGGACTGGAGCGGGTGGCCAAGGCCAATGGATTCTCGCTACACGCCGGGGTGAGCTGTGAAGGACATCAAAAGGACAAGCGTGAGCGGCTGTGTCGGTACATTTCCCGCCCTGCTGTCGCCACACCGCGTCTATCACTCAGCTCCACCGGCAAGGTGGTCTACACCCTGAAGACGCCCTACCGGGATGGCACCACGCAATTGGCATTCGAGCCGGTGGATTTCATCGCACGTTTGGCTGCCCTGGCGCCTAAGCCCCGCGTTAATCTTACCCGCTATCACGGCGTGCTGGCCCCCAACCACCGGTGGCGTGGGGAGGTCACCCCGGCCAAACGTGGCAAAGATGTGAAGCGCATACCCAATGATGAAGTACGCTCAACTGTCGAGCATCACGCTGCGATGACCTGGGTCCAGCGACTCAAACGAGTATCCAATATCGATATTGAAGTTTGCAGTCGCTGCGGCGGATCCCCCAAAGTGATCGCCTGCATAGAGGACCAGGACGTTATCGATAGAATTCTGGCTCACCTTCGAGAGAAGGAACAGGACATTGCACCGCTCCCATTGCTCACACCTCCTCCCAGGGCACCACCTGAGGCATTGCCTCTTTTCGCTGGTAAGGATTCCAGCTCAACCGCAGCCATTTAGCAAGGAAGCCACCAAATAACGCGCGGCATGGGCTGTTGCGCGCCTTCCTTCAAGAATTAACGGATAGGAATGGCAAGCTCAAAGCCGCGAACATATTCTCAGGACAATAAACAGTTAATTCGCGAACTTATCCAGCTAAGTCAACAGAATAGGCGAGAAGATCTACTCCCATTAGGCCGTTTATTTTTCCTATACTTATGCGGCGATTTAAGTCGATGAGCCAAGCCCAGAGGGGCGTGACTGCTCATGCTGCCCTCAGTAATCTGTTCAATTTGGGAAGACACCTTGTACGCGCCCAGCATTACCGGGATTTGAGGATAAGTGCGTTCAGTGAATGGAGCAGGGCGGTTGCCTCATATTGAAAGCTAGTTCTTCGGCGTCCTGGAAGAGTTAACTTGTCAGAACCGGCCCGTGAGCTTTGGCGGGGAACATCCGAGGTATCCAACCACCCGGTTATATTCGAGCAGATCTGGTCACACCCACCACTACAGTCTCTGAGTCAGTACCCATAGTCGGACGCTCTAAGCAGTTAGTCTATAAAATCTATAGAAAGATGGTGGGACCAGAAGGACTTGAACGGCAGCGGCCGACCGCCTTCGACCTGCCGATTTCTGGTCGATAGTCTAGCTTCATGTTTTTATTCTTCTACTGCCGCCCTATGAGACCATGGTTTTCAAACTGGCATACCACTCAATCCTATAGAGTAATAAGCCGATTAGGTGTGGTATTGTTCATACTCAGCTATGTAATGCTGAGGTTTCCGGGTGTACAAAAAATGTCTACAGACATCACTAAGAATGAACGGGATATAGACGCCGTACTCGAACAGGCGCAAACGCTGATTGCGGCCAATGGGCCGCTGGCAGCGATCGACTATCTTATGCAGGCAAACCGCGCTTATTCAAGCCGCAGGCTCGAAAGAGAATTAGTGAGCATGAGGGTCGCAGGATTCAGGCAACTTGAGAGACCCCCGGTGTCCTGGAGTGCAGAAGCCGATAATCGATTCGACAATGCCCCAGGCCTGCCTGAAATTTCAGCGTCGGAACTGAGCGCTGACGCCCTGCGCTCCGGCATACTGGGAAAAGGCGGTCTGATTGTTCGCGGTCTACTGAACAACGACCGCGCTGATGAAGTGAGAGAGTGGATTAGCAAAGCTGTTTACGCACATGATAGTCAGGCCGACGAACATACAACGATCCCAGCGGAGGATGCCGCCTGGTATAAGCGATCGCCGGAAGTTGAGGGCAGCCTTGTTAAATACGATCGGTCTGTATGGGCCGTTGATTCGCCGCCTGCCGCTTTCGGGCTGGCAACAATATATCGCGATCTCGGGCTGCGGGAGATTCTGCAGGAGTACTTTGGTGAGCCAGCAATGCTGTCAGTGAGAAAATGGGTGATGCGTTGCGTGCCTCCCAATAACGGCGGCGAATCAGGATGGCACCAAGATGGCCGCTTTATGGGCCAAAATATCCGTACAGTTAACCTGTGGCTGTCGCTCACCGACTGCGGCGAGGGCGCCGAGGCACCAGGTATTGATATTGTTGCGGATAACAGTCGCAAAATATATCCAACCGGTACTCATAATGCGCCGTTTGACTGGACAGTCGGGCAGGGTCTGGTCGATGAGATTGCAGGGCATTATCCAGTACAAAGACCCCGCTTTGCACCAGGCGATGCGGTATTTTTCGATCACTTCAATCTACATCGAACCGGGTTTGGTACCGTCGATAAACATCATCGTTATGCGGTGGAATCTTGGTTTTTTGCCGCCTCATTGGCGCCAGAAGCCCAGCAGCCGTTGTTGTTTTGATAACAGGGTGGCTAATATTTCTAACTCACCTCGCATCATCCGCCCCATTGTAAAGCTGGCGATCCGGCAGGAGCCGGAGGAACAATGAGGGGCTTGCGACGAAAATTGAAGTATAGGACAAATAAACGGCCTGCTGGGAGTAGGTTTCCTCACTGATCATGCTAACTGAGATGTAGAAATTCTCGAAATATCCGCCTATGGGCCCGAGACGTTGTTGGCTAAGGTGCTCTCGCAATTCATATTCGTCTATCCCTGAACGAGAGCCCGCAGTAGGCTGTGCCGTGGGTTTTTCAGTGGCGTCTTTACTGATAGGGGTTTGGGAGTTCGCTTCCTGCGAAAAGAGACTGCGTGGGAGGTGGCGCCCTGGTTGGGGGCATCAGGAGTGGCCGGACAGGCGCTGGCCGCATGGCGGTCGGCCGGTGTCCTTACTACCGCATTTGCGCCCGCCTTAAGTGCCTTGCCATGTCTGGCCGGAGTGACCTCCCCGCGCCATCGGTGGTTCGGTCGGGCCGCGCAGGACCAGGACGCCGTGGTAGCGGGTGAGGTTGATTCTTGGTTTAGGCACTAGTGCCGCCAATCGTGCAATGAAATCTACTGGCGAATGACGTCCTTCTTACTCATTTGCTTTTCAATCTCTTGGAATAGAACCTGGTATTGCGCCCACCACAAACCAGCCACCCGGCCCGCCTGGCGTTTGTCTTCGCATTTCGTTGATTTTCTGACTTCTTTGCGCCCACTGAACATGAGCTGAAGGTGCCTGGGGATATGTATACGTGTGTGCCACGTGGACCCGTGGCGATTGCGAACTAGGAAGCGTTGATTGTTCATGGATTGACCCCTTCTTGAGATCAATCATTCAGCTTCACCGTACCACCCACCGTATCACCTGGGGCAAGAATGGCTCTGAGAGCCTCTGAGAGCCCGTATGACGGGCTTTTCAGGAATGTTGGTGCCGAAGGCGGGACTTGAACCCGCACGAGCATAGCTCACTACCCCCTCAAGATAGCGTGTCTACCAATTCCACCACTTCGGCGTGTCTGTTTAGTTCAGGTCGGGAAGATCCTCTTCGCCTGCTTCCTGTGCAGTTCCCACTGCAGCGGGAAGGTCTTCATCAACCACCGGCAGTTCCTCGACTGCGGCGGGCTGCTCAGCCTGCATGCTTGCCGCGGGAATTTCAATACCCAAATCGTTGCTGGGCGCTACCGCATTGGTGGCGATCAGGGCCAGACCAAAGCTGGTGGCGAAAAACAGGGCCGTCAGCCAGGCGGTAGCGCGAGTCAGTACATTACCGCTGCCGTCGCTACCGAACAGGGTCTGCGAAGCGCCGGCGCCAAAAGAGGCTCCCATATCCGCACCCTTGCCCTGCTGCAGCATGATCAGGCCAATAATGGCCAGCGCTACCAGCAGGTGTACTACCAAAATAATCTGTTCCATTTCCTCTCAGCCCCAGCGGGCTGCTCCAATCGTTCCGTCAGGCCTTCAGCCTGCGGCCGCGATAATCGCGTTAAAATCTTCGGCCTTCAGGGCCGCGCCGCCCACAAGGGCGCCATCAATGTCATCCTGGGCAAACAGCTCGCCGGCATTACCGGGCTTCACGCTGCCACCGTACAGAATACGCGTCTGCTGCGCATCCACTCCCAGATCCTGCAGTTGCTTGCGAATAAACGCATGCATTTGCTGAGCCTGCTCTGGCGAGGCCGTCAGGCCTGTACCAATCGCCCAGACCGGCTCGTAGGCGATGACCAGTCCTGCGGTGCCAACGGCACCTTCAAGGCTGCCCCGCAACTGTCTTGCAACCACTGCCTCAGCCTCGCCCGATTCACGCTGGTCGAGTGTCTCACCGACACAGACAATCGGCTTTAAACCTGCCGCCGCTGCCGCCTGCAATTTGGCCGCTATCAACGCATCTGCCTCGGCGTGGTAGCTGCGGCGCTCGGAGTGTCCGAGAATCACCCATTCACAGCCCAGCTCCTCCAGCATCACTGCCGCCACATCTCCGGTATAGGCACCCGGTTCAGCATGCCAGCAATCCTGGGCGCCAACAGCAA
This window harbors:
- the secG gene encoding preprotein translocase subunit SecG, with product MEQIILVVHLLVALAIIGLIMLQQGKGADMGASFGAGASQTLFGSDGSGNVLTRATAWLTALFFATSFGLALIATNAVAPSNDLGIEIPAASMQAEQPAAVEELPVVDEDLPAAVGTAQEAGEEDLPDLN
- the nusA gene encoding transcription termination factor NusA, which encodes MTKEILLVAEAVSNEKGVSEDIIFEAIELALATATKKRYDEDSDIEVAIDRATGDYVTKRRWLVVPDEELALLGTQFTTEEAAEKDTSLVPGDIYEEVVENVGFGRIAAQTAKQVIVQRVRDAERAQVVEQYMDRVGELVAGSVKKVTRDNVIVDLGNNAEGLLPRDQLVGRETFRVNDRVRAILKEISTESRGPQLILSRACPEMLIELFKIEVPEISEEVIQIRAAARDPGSRAKIAVKTNDQRIDPVGACVGMRGSRVQAVSNELDNERVDIVLWDDNPAQLVINAMAPAEVESIVVDEDSGTMDVAVSEDNLAQAIGRSGQNVRLASELTQWTINVMSLEEAAEKHEAEAGQVIGVFCQQLDVDEEVAEILVEEGFTTLEEVAYVPLEEMTAIEGFDEDIAEELRARAKDALLTQAIASEEQLGAVEPAEDLLTMDGMDRHLAFILASRGIVTMEDLAEQGVEDIADIEDMTEERAGELIMTARAPWFAEAGE
- a CDS encoding DUF6538 domain-containing protein, encoding MNNQRFLVRNRHGSTWHTRIHIPRHLQLMFSGRKEVRKSTKCEDKRQAGRVAGLWWAQYQVLFQEIEKQMSKKDVIRQ
- the tpiA gene encoding triose-phosphate isomerase, giving the protein MRRPLVAGNWKMHGSRDSVGTLLNGLMAQSVPETVDVAVCPTYVHLDQAVAACANSVIAVGAQDCWHAEPGAYTGDVAAVMLEELGCEWVILGHSERRSYHAEADALIAAKLQAAAAAGLKPIVCVGETLDQRESGEAEAVVARQLRGSLEGAVGTAGLVIAYEPVWAIGTGLTASPEQAQQMHAFIRKQLQDLGVDAQQTRILYGGSVKPGNAGELFAQDDIDGALVGGAALKAEDFNAIIAAAG
- the rimP gene encoding ribosome maturation factor RimP, encoding MASKAQQVEELLAPTVEAMGFELWGLEYLSQGRHTLLRVYIEHEDGISVDHCAAVSEQVSSVLDVEDPITGEYTLEVSSPGMDRLLFKLEQYSAYVGETIEIRLRTAYEGRRKFTGILKGTEGEDVVVHVDDHEYLLPHSAIEKARVQPRV
- a CDS encoding MDR family oxidoreductase — its product is MTDVFNAIVAEDVDGKTVASLKQITDAQLPDLPVLVEVAYSTINYKDGLALAGAAPICRKLPLICGIDLAGTVLESADPAFSAGDKILVNGYGLSEVHNGGYSQRQRLNPDWIVRVPESMSLSDTMALGTAGYTSMLCVQGLQDQGVTPEDGPILVTGAAGGVGSVAVSLLAGLGYEVHASTGRVEAQGHFLRGLGASALVPRQDLARDSKPLEKELWAGVVDTVGDKVLATAIAQTCYEGVVTACGLAGGAGLSSSVMPFILRGVTLRGIDSVMASQARRQRAWDALAETMNREHLASLSATVPMSGLLELAPSILAGEVAGRLIVDVNA
- a CDS encoding phytanoyl-CoA dioxygenase family protein gives rise to the protein MFILSYVMLRFPGVQKMSTDITKNERDIDAVLEQAQTLIAANGPLAAIDYLMQANRAYSSRRLERELVSMRVAGFRQLERPPVSWSAEADNRFDNAPGLPEISASELSADALRSGILGKGGLIVRGLLNNDRADEVREWISKAVYAHDSQADEHTTIPAEDAAWYKRSPEVEGSLVKYDRSVWAVDSPPAAFGLATIYRDLGLREILQEYFGEPAMLSVRKWVMRCVPPNNGGESGWHQDGRFMGQNIRTVNLWLSLTDCGEGAEAPGIDIVADNSRKIYPTGTHNAPFDWTVGQGLVDEIAGHYPVQRPRFAPGDAVFFDHFNLHRTGFGTVDKHHRYAVESWFFAASLAPEAQQPLLF
- a CDS encoding transposase, with the protein product MLSPGKGGSAPVYGHALGHATYERHRPEQTLLYQLVEKHYPILVEQLEFQGKSLPAHVHREFEAYLKCGRLKHGFLRVRCDKCHFERLVAFSCKKRGFCPSCGARRMAETAALLPDEVLPDVPPRQWVISFPFPLRYLFAANPQAMGKVLGIIYRAISTHLIHKAGYRLKDVATGAVTLIQRFGSALNLNIHFHILFLDGVYVYRNNRPPRFRRVKAPDKSELEDLVQLISQRVGRCLERQGLLEQDTESAWLDLDPAEDTDAMPQILGSSVSYRIAVGPQQGRKAFMIRTIRPLDRPDPGLERVAKANGFSLHAGVSCEGHQKDKRERLCRYISRPAVATPRLSLSSTGKVVYTLKTPYRDGTTQLAFEPVDFIARLAALAPKPRVNLTRYHGVLAPNHRWRGEVTPAKRGKDVKRIPNDEVRSTVEHHAAMTWVQRLKRVSNIDIEVCSRCGGSPKVIACIEDQDVIDRILAHLREKEQDIAPLPLLTPPPRAPPEALPLFAGKDSSSTAAI